From the Hevea brasiliensis isolate MT/VB/25A 57/8 chromosome 15, ASM3005281v1, whole genome shotgun sequence genome, one window contains:
- the LOC110669407 gene encoding cell wall / vacuolar inhibitor of fructosidase 1, with protein MMKISGTLTSIFLGHVPLLTMFLLITQFSVAQSDANMISQTCKQTPYYNLCVSCLSSDPRSFKADVRGLALIMVNIVKAKATMSLHFINQLIQRRPGLKKPLSYCADNYDAILTADIPEAVEALQKGDPKFAQDGANDAANEADLCEANFHGKSPLTKFNKVVHDTSATASAIVQQLL; from the coding sequence ATGATGAAGATTTCTGGAACTCTAACTTCCATCTTTCTTGGTCATGTACCTCTCTTGACTATGTTTTTGCTAATAACCCAGTTCAGTGTTGCGCAATCTGATGCCAATATGATATCTCAAACTTGCAAGCAGACACCATACTACAACCTGTGCGTCAGTTGTCTCAGCTCAGACCCTAGAAGCTTCAAAGCAGACGTCCGTGGGCTAGCGCTCATAATGGTCAACATAGTAAAGGCAAAAGCAACCATGTCACTTCACTTCATCAACCAGCTGATTCAGAGGAGGCCAGGGCTAAAGAAACCCTTGAGTTATTGTGCGGATAATTACGACGCAATTTTAACGGCAGATATCCCAGAAGCAGTTGAAGCTTTGCAGAAAGGTGATCCCAAATTTGCCCAAGATGGAGCAAATGATGCAGCAAATGAGGCCGATTTATGTGAAGCCAATTTCCATGGAAAATCGCCCCTCACCAAATTCAACAAAGTGGTGCATGATACCTCGGCCACAGCTTCTGCCATTGTCCAGCAATTGCTTTGA